In Lagopus muta isolate bLagMut1 chromosome 29, bLagMut1 primary, whole genome shotgun sequence, one genomic interval encodes:
- the PIP5K1A gene encoding phosphatidylinositol 4-phosphate 5-kinase type-1 alpha isoform X3: MAAAGPESGGSSGSSGGLGDFSFLCCSVMSFRRGPSAVKKSLTPEMPGSSGQPGSQTIKKGHRGVDSTGETTYKKTTSSALKGAIQLGITHTVGSLSTKPERDVLMQDFYVVESIFFPSEGSNLTPAHHYNDFRFKTYAPVAFRYFRELFGIRPDDYLYSLCSEPLIELSNSGASGSLFYVSSDDEFIIKTVQHKEAEFLQKLLPGYYMNLNQNPRTLLPKFYGLYCVQAGGKNIRIVVMNNLLPRSVKMHLKYDLKGSTYKRRASQKEREKVFPTYKDLDFMQDIPDGLFLDSDMYNALCKTLQRDCLVLQSFKIMDYSLLVAIHNMDLAQREHAMADGTSQADTRRPAAQKALYSTAMESIQGEARRGGTIETDDQMGGIPARNAKGERLLLYVGIIDVLQSYRFVKKLEHSWKALVHDGDTVSVHRPSFYAERFQRFMCNTVFKKIPLKPSPSKKSRSGTAVPRRSCQGGVPSQLHVSCETKAQVTTEADVEQGSHLGRPDLLPRTLPVDEANSDSVATTLSTSSLGSGGLHSPANRSVGVQVHKADSSAKDFARTAAFLSSSSPGPSVPEPSSELREQLEELQETEISF; the protein is encoded by the exons GGCCGTCTGCTGTCAAAAAGTCGCTCACCCCAGAG ATGCCAGGCTCTTCAGGGCAGCCGGGCTCTCAGACGATAAAGAAGGGGCACAGAGGAGTGGATTCCACGGGTGAGACCACCTACAAGAAG ACAACGTCATCAGCCTTGAAAGGTGCCATCCAGCTGGGCATCACACACACGGTTGGGAGCTTGAGCACTAAACCTGAAAGAGATGTTCTCATGCAAGATTTCTACGTAgtagaaagtattttcttcccAAG CGAAGGCAGTAACCTCACTCCAGCTCACCACTACAACGATTTCCGCTTCAAAACCTACGCGCCGGTGGCCTTCCGATATTTCCGGGAGCTGTTTGGGATCCGGCCGGACGATTACCTG taCTCGCTCTGCAGTGAGCCCCTCATTGAGCTCTCCAACTCTGGGGCCAGTGGATCCCTCTTCTATGTGTCCAGCGATGACGAGTTTATCATCAAGACAGTTCAGCACAAAGAGGCAGAGTTCTTGCAGAAGCTGCTGCCCGGCTACTACATG AACTTGAATCAGAACCCAAGGACGCTGCTGCCCAAGTTTTACGGCTTGTATTGTGTCCAAGCCGGGGGCAAAAACATCCGCATTGTGGTGATGAACAACCTGCTGCCACGTTCTGTGAAGATGCACCTCAAATACGACCTGAAGGGCTCCACCTACAAACGCAGGGCATCCcagaaggagagggagaaggtCTTCCCCACCTACAAGGACTTGGATTTTATGCAGGACATCCCCGACGGCCTCTTCTTGGACTCAGACATGTATAATGCTCTGTGCAAAACGTTGCAGAGAGACTGTTTG GTCCTGCAGAGTTTTAAAATCATGGATTACAGTTTGCTGGTGGCAATCCATAACATGGACCTGGCACAGAGGGAGCACGCGATGGCAGACGGAACGTCCCAGGCCGACACGCGGCGCCCTGCGGCGCAGAAGGCCCTGTATTCCACTGCCATGGAGTCCATCCAGGGGGAGGCCCGCAGGGGAGGCACCATAGAGACAGACGACCA GATGGGGGGCATTCCTGCCCGCAACGCCAAGGGGGAGAGGCTGCTCCTCTACGTGGGCATCATCGATGTGCTGCAGTCCTACAG GTTTGTGAAGAAGCTGGAGCACTCCTGGAAGGCCCTTGTGCACGATGGG GACACCGTTTCTGTGCACAGACCCAGCTTCTATGCTGAAAGATTCCAGCGCTTCATGTGCAACACAGTATTCAAGAAGATTCCCT TGAAGCCATCCCCTTCCAAGAAGAGCCGCTCCGGCACCGCGGTTCCGAGGCGCAGCTGTCAGGGAGGAGTGCCTTCCCAGCTGCATGTGTCGTGTGAGACAAAAGCACAAGTCACGACAGAGGCGGACGTGGAGCAAG GTTCCCACCTCGGCCGCCCGGATCTCCTGCCCAGGACTCTGCCTGTGGACGAAGCCAACAGCGATTCCGTCGCCACCACTTTGTCCACCTCCTCCTTGGGCAGCGGAGGTCTCCACTCACCCGCAAACAG GTCAGTGGGCGTGCAGGTGCACAAAGCCGACAGCTCAGCAAAGGATTTCGCTAGGACTGCTGCCTTCCTGTCTAG cagctccccaggaCCGTCCGTCCCTGAGCCCTCCTCggagctgagggagcagctggaagagctgcaggagaCGGAGATCAGCTTC TGA
- the PIP5K1A gene encoding phosphatidylinositol 4-phosphate 5-kinase type-1 alpha isoform X9 has protein sequence MAAAGPESGGSSGSSGGLGDFSFLCCSVMSFRRGPSAVKKSLTPEMPGSSGQPGSQTIKKGHRGVDSTGETTYKKTTSSALKGAIQLGITHTVGSLSTKPERDVLMQDFYVVESIFFPSEGSNLTPAHHYNDFRFKTYAPVAFRYFRELFGIRPDDYLYSLCSEPLIELSNSGASGSLFYVSSDDEFIIKTVQHKEAEFLQKLLPGYYMNLNQNPRTLLPKFYGLYCVQAGGKNIRIVVMNNLLPRSVKMHLKYDLKGSTYKRRASQKEREKVFPTYKDLDFMQDIPDGLFLDSDMYNALCKTLQRDCLVLQSFKIMDYSLLVAIHNMDLAQREHAMADGTSQADTRRPAAQKALYSTAMESIQGEARRGGTIETDDQMGGIPARNAKGERLLLYVGIIDVLQSYRFVKKLEHSWKALVHDGDTVSVHRPSFYAERFQRFMCNTVFKKIPLKPSPSKKSRSGTAVPRRSCQGGVPSQLHVSCETKAQVTTEADVEQGSHLGRPDLLPRTLPVDEANSDSVATTLSTSSLGSGGLHSPANSSPGPSVPEPSSELREQLEELQETEISF, from the exons GGCCGTCTGCTGTCAAAAAGTCGCTCACCCCAGAG ATGCCAGGCTCTTCAGGGCAGCCGGGCTCTCAGACGATAAAGAAGGGGCACAGAGGAGTGGATTCCACGGGTGAGACCACCTACAAGAAG ACAACGTCATCAGCCTTGAAAGGTGCCATCCAGCTGGGCATCACACACACGGTTGGGAGCTTGAGCACTAAACCTGAAAGAGATGTTCTCATGCAAGATTTCTACGTAgtagaaagtattttcttcccAAG CGAAGGCAGTAACCTCACTCCAGCTCACCACTACAACGATTTCCGCTTCAAAACCTACGCGCCGGTGGCCTTCCGATATTTCCGGGAGCTGTTTGGGATCCGGCCGGACGATTACCTG taCTCGCTCTGCAGTGAGCCCCTCATTGAGCTCTCCAACTCTGGGGCCAGTGGATCCCTCTTCTATGTGTCCAGCGATGACGAGTTTATCATCAAGACAGTTCAGCACAAAGAGGCAGAGTTCTTGCAGAAGCTGCTGCCCGGCTACTACATG AACTTGAATCAGAACCCAAGGACGCTGCTGCCCAAGTTTTACGGCTTGTATTGTGTCCAAGCCGGGGGCAAAAACATCCGCATTGTGGTGATGAACAACCTGCTGCCACGTTCTGTGAAGATGCACCTCAAATACGACCTGAAGGGCTCCACCTACAAACGCAGGGCATCCcagaaggagagggagaaggtCTTCCCCACCTACAAGGACTTGGATTTTATGCAGGACATCCCCGACGGCCTCTTCTTGGACTCAGACATGTATAATGCTCTGTGCAAAACGTTGCAGAGAGACTGTTTG GTCCTGCAGAGTTTTAAAATCATGGATTACAGTTTGCTGGTGGCAATCCATAACATGGACCTGGCACAGAGGGAGCACGCGATGGCAGACGGAACGTCCCAGGCCGACACGCGGCGCCCTGCGGCGCAGAAGGCCCTGTATTCCACTGCCATGGAGTCCATCCAGGGGGAGGCCCGCAGGGGAGGCACCATAGAGACAGACGACCA GATGGGGGGCATTCCTGCCCGCAACGCCAAGGGGGAGAGGCTGCTCCTCTACGTGGGCATCATCGATGTGCTGCAGTCCTACAG GTTTGTGAAGAAGCTGGAGCACTCCTGGAAGGCCCTTGTGCACGATGGG GACACCGTTTCTGTGCACAGACCCAGCTTCTATGCTGAAAGATTCCAGCGCTTCATGTGCAACACAGTATTCAAGAAGATTCCCT TGAAGCCATCCCCTTCCAAGAAGAGCCGCTCCGGCACCGCGGTTCCGAGGCGCAGCTGTCAGGGAGGAGTGCCTTCCCAGCTGCATGTGTCGTGTGAGACAAAAGCACAAGTCACGACAGAGGCGGACGTGGAGCAAG GTTCCCACCTCGGCCGCCCGGATCTCCTGCCCAGGACTCTGCCTGTGGACGAAGCCAACAGCGATTCCGTCGCCACCACTTTGTCCACCTCCTCCTTGGGCAGCGGAGGTCTCCACTCACCCGCAAACAG ctccccaggaCCGTCCGTCCCTGAGCCCTCCTCggagctgagggagcagctggaagagctgcaggagaCGGAGATCAGCTTC TGA
- the PIP5K1A gene encoding phosphatidylinositol 4-phosphate 5-kinase type-1 alpha isoform X4, with protein MAAAGPESGGSSGSSGGLGDFSFLCCSVMSFRRGPSAVKKSLTPEMPGSSGQPGSQTIKKGHRGVDSTGETTYKKTTSSALKGAIQLGITHTVGSLSTKPERDVLMQDFYVVESIFFPSEGSNLTPAHHYNDFRFKTYAPVAFRYFRELFGIRPDDYLYSLCSEPLIELSNSGASGSLFYVSSDDEFIIKTVQHKEAEFLQKLLPGYYMNLNQNPRTLLPKFYGLYCVQAGGKNIRIVVMNNLLPRSVKMHLKYDLKGSTYKRRASQKEREKVFPTYKDLDFMQDIPDGLFLDSDMYNALCKTLQRDCLVLQSFKIMDYSLLVAIHNMDLAQREHAMADGTSQADTRRPAAQKALYSTAMESIQGEARRGGTIETDDQMGGIPARNAKGERLLLYVGIIDVLQSYRFVKKLEHSWKALVHDGDTVSVHRPSFYAERFQRFMCNTVFKKIPLKPSPSKKSRSGTAVPRRSCQGGVPSQLHVSCETKAQVTTEADVEQGSHLGRPDLLPRTLPVDEANSDSVATTLSTSSLGSGGLHSPANRSVGVQVHKADSSAKDFARTAAFLSSSPGPSVPEPSSELREQLEELQETEISF; from the exons GGCCGTCTGCTGTCAAAAAGTCGCTCACCCCAGAG ATGCCAGGCTCTTCAGGGCAGCCGGGCTCTCAGACGATAAAGAAGGGGCACAGAGGAGTGGATTCCACGGGTGAGACCACCTACAAGAAG ACAACGTCATCAGCCTTGAAAGGTGCCATCCAGCTGGGCATCACACACACGGTTGGGAGCTTGAGCACTAAACCTGAAAGAGATGTTCTCATGCAAGATTTCTACGTAgtagaaagtattttcttcccAAG CGAAGGCAGTAACCTCACTCCAGCTCACCACTACAACGATTTCCGCTTCAAAACCTACGCGCCGGTGGCCTTCCGATATTTCCGGGAGCTGTTTGGGATCCGGCCGGACGATTACCTG taCTCGCTCTGCAGTGAGCCCCTCATTGAGCTCTCCAACTCTGGGGCCAGTGGATCCCTCTTCTATGTGTCCAGCGATGACGAGTTTATCATCAAGACAGTTCAGCACAAAGAGGCAGAGTTCTTGCAGAAGCTGCTGCCCGGCTACTACATG AACTTGAATCAGAACCCAAGGACGCTGCTGCCCAAGTTTTACGGCTTGTATTGTGTCCAAGCCGGGGGCAAAAACATCCGCATTGTGGTGATGAACAACCTGCTGCCACGTTCTGTGAAGATGCACCTCAAATACGACCTGAAGGGCTCCACCTACAAACGCAGGGCATCCcagaaggagagggagaaggtCTTCCCCACCTACAAGGACTTGGATTTTATGCAGGACATCCCCGACGGCCTCTTCTTGGACTCAGACATGTATAATGCTCTGTGCAAAACGTTGCAGAGAGACTGTTTG GTCCTGCAGAGTTTTAAAATCATGGATTACAGTTTGCTGGTGGCAATCCATAACATGGACCTGGCACAGAGGGAGCACGCGATGGCAGACGGAACGTCCCAGGCCGACACGCGGCGCCCTGCGGCGCAGAAGGCCCTGTATTCCACTGCCATGGAGTCCATCCAGGGGGAGGCCCGCAGGGGAGGCACCATAGAGACAGACGACCA GATGGGGGGCATTCCTGCCCGCAACGCCAAGGGGGAGAGGCTGCTCCTCTACGTGGGCATCATCGATGTGCTGCAGTCCTACAG GTTTGTGAAGAAGCTGGAGCACTCCTGGAAGGCCCTTGTGCACGATGGG GACACCGTTTCTGTGCACAGACCCAGCTTCTATGCTGAAAGATTCCAGCGCTTCATGTGCAACACAGTATTCAAGAAGATTCCCT TGAAGCCATCCCCTTCCAAGAAGAGCCGCTCCGGCACCGCGGTTCCGAGGCGCAGCTGTCAGGGAGGAGTGCCTTCCCAGCTGCATGTGTCGTGTGAGACAAAAGCACAAGTCACGACAGAGGCGGACGTGGAGCAAG GTTCCCACCTCGGCCGCCCGGATCTCCTGCCCAGGACTCTGCCTGTGGACGAAGCCAACAGCGATTCCGTCGCCACCACTTTGTCCACCTCCTCCTTGGGCAGCGGAGGTCTCCACTCACCCGCAAACAG GTCAGTGGGCGTGCAGGTGCACAAAGCCGACAGCTCAGCAAAGGATTTCGCTAGGACTGCTGCCTTCCTGTCTAG ctccccaggaCCGTCCGTCCCTGAGCCCTCCTCggagctgagggagcagctggaagagctgcaggagaCGGAGATCAGCTTC TGA